A DNA window from Anaerolineales bacterium contains the following coding sequences:
- a CDS encoding ABC transporter ATP-binding protein, with protein sequence MPIQPVKRGDTVLEAKGITKRFPGVLANDHIDFEIRAGEIHAILGENGAGKTTLMKILFGLLQPDEGEIYVHGEKVTFRSPLDAIHLGIGMVHQNRKLIPAHTVIENIILGHPKAGRIPDLKRFRDEIAELCDRYGFKIDLKAKVWQLSEGEKQTVEILKTLYRGARILILDEPTSALAPPETEKLLASIRIMTGDDLALVPFITHKLPIVLTISQRVTVLRRGKVTARLRTAEATENSLAQEMVGREVIFRLEHVEVEQGKPILEVDNLFALNDKGLLALQGVSFCVHEGEIFGIAGVSGNGQQVLAEVLAGLRKAVAGSISMDGINITRSGSLERWKNGMGYIPSDRIDVGSIGDYSLVDNVLMNYHFDGAFSRWGIVDSQKTRKLTEELISEYGIVTRGPDSTAKSLSGGNLQKLILARVLSRKPRLIIANLPSQGLDVGATEFVQNKLLDAKRQHAAILLISEDLEEVLSLSDRVAPIYEGEFMGIIPIKQARREDIGAMMAGLKQKV encoded by the coding sequence ATGCCCATCCAACCCGTGAAACGCGGCGATACCGTCCTGGAGGCGAAGGGAATCACCAAGCGATTCCCCGGCGTCCTCGCCAATGACCACATCGACTTTGAGATCCGAGCGGGTGAGATCCACGCCATCCTGGGTGAGAACGGCGCCGGAAAGACCACCCTGATGAAGATCCTGTTCGGGCTGCTCCAGCCTGACGAAGGCGAGATCTACGTTCACGGGGAGAAGGTGACCTTCCGCTCGCCCCTCGACGCCATTCACCTTGGCATCGGGATGGTTCACCAGAACCGCAAGCTGATCCCCGCTCACACGGTCATCGAGAACATCATCCTGGGTCACCCCAAAGCGGGGAGGATCCCTGACCTGAAGAGGTTCCGAGACGAGATTGCGGAGCTGTGCGACCGATACGGCTTCAAGATCGACCTCAAGGCGAAGGTCTGGCAATTGTCGGAGGGCGAAAAGCAGACCGTGGAAATCCTGAAGACCCTGTATCGAGGCGCCCGGATCCTCATCCTGGATGAGCCCACTTCCGCCCTGGCGCCTCCGGAAACGGAGAAGCTCCTGGCGTCGATCCGCATCATGACCGGAGACGATCTCGCCCTCGTCCCGTTCATCACCCACAAGCTGCCTATCGTGCTGACCATCAGCCAGCGGGTTACGGTCTTACGGCGGGGCAAGGTCACCGCCCGCCTTCGCACGGCGGAAGCAACCGAGAACAGTCTGGCCCAGGAAATGGTAGGCCGCGAAGTGATCTTCCGGCTGGAGCATGTGGAGGTCGAGCAGGGCAAGCCCATTCTCGAGGTGGACAACCTCTTCGCCTTGAACGACAAAGGGCTCCTGGCCTTGCAGGGCGTCTCCTTCTGCGTGCATGAAGGCGAGATCTTCGGCATTGCCGGGGTTTCCGGGAACGGACAGCAGGTCCTGGCCGAGGTGCTGGCGGGGCTGCGCAAGGCCGTGGCCGGCAGCATATCGATGGACGGGATCAACATCACCCGGTCCGGCAGTCTGGAGCGATGGAAGAACGGCATGGGCTACATCCCCTCGGACCGGATCGATGTGGGTTCGATCGGCGACTACTCCCTGGTCGACAACGTCCTGATGAACTACCACTTTGACGGCGCCTTCTCCCGTTGGGGGATCGTGGATTCCCAGAAGACGCGCAAGCTCACCGAAGAACTCATCTCCGAATACGGCATCGTCACGCGCGGTCCGGATAGCACGGCCAAGAGCCTGTCCGGCGGCAACCTTCAGAAGCTTATCCTGGCGCGCGTGCTGTCCCGCAAGCCGCGGCTCATCATCGCCAACCTTCCCAGCCAGGGGCTGGATGTGGGAGCCACCGAGTTCGTCCAGAACAAGCTGCTGGATGCGAAGCGCCAGCACGCTGCCATTCTGCTCATCTCGGAGGACCTTGAGGAGGTCCTGTCGCTGAGCGATCGCGTGGCCCCAATCTACGAGGGCGAGTTCATGGGCATCATCCCGATCAAACAGGCCAGGCGAGAGGACATCGGAGCCATGATGGCCGGTTTGAAGCAGAAGGTGTAG